A window of uncultured Litoreibacter sp. contains these coding sequences:
- the gpt gene encoding xanthine phosphoribosyltransferase, which yields MTDRLPHEKGFHISWDQIHRDSRALAWRLDGHGPDEGAWKAVVAITRGGMAPAMIAARELDIRTVDTISIKSYDHQAQSEAKVLKKPDDEMMGDGTGILIIDDLVDSGKTLEVVRALYPKAHFATVYAKPKGRPQVDTFITEVSQDTWIFFPWDMAMQYVKPYRGTD from the coding sequence ATGACCGACCGCCTGCCCCACGAAAAAGGGTTCCACATCAGCTGGGACCAGATTCACCGCGACAGCCGCGCGCTTGCGTGGCGGCTCGACGGGCATGGCCCGGATGAGGGCGCGTGGAAGGCCGTGGTTGCCATTACCCGCGGCGGCATGGCCCCAGCGATGATCGCCGCGCGGGAGCTGGACATCCGCACAGTCGATACGATCTCGATCAAATCTTATGACCATCAGGCCCAATCCGAGGCCAAGGTGCTGAAAAAGCCCGATGACGAGATGATGGGCGACGGCACCGGCATCCTGATCATCGACGATCTGGTTGACAGCGGAAAAACCCTGGAGGTGGTCCGCGCCCTCTACCCGAAGGCGCATTTCGCAACGGTCTATGCCAAGCCCAAAGGCCGCCCGCAGGTGGACACGTTCATCACCGAAGTCAGCCAGGACACCTGGATTTTCTTTCCGTGGGACATGGCGATGCAATACGTCAAACCCTACCGCGGCACGGATTGA
- a CDS encoding LysE family translocator, which produces MTATALLTLIGLQTLLAISPGPAAVLTIKTAAAEGARAGIFLSLGLAIGVVIWAAAALAGLSLLFEFAPYLQTSLKLLGAGFLIWVGFSLWRGADRPLENVAAAKRQHPFRLIRLGIWTDLANPKALAYFAAVFTTIMPTEASMGWTLAILAIIFAIEMVWYTLLSLVFSRSGPRRAYIRAKGWLDRLFGALLALLGARIALP; this is translated from the coding sequence ATGACCGCAACCGCGCTTCTCACGCTGATTGGCTTGCAAACGCTGCTTGCCATCAGCCCGGGGCCCGCGGCGGTCCTGACGATCAAAACTGCTGCGGCGGAAGGTGCGCGCGCGGGAATTTTTCTGTCCCTTGGGCTGGCAATCGGCGTGGTGATCTGGGCGGCGGCAGCGCTTGCCGGCCTGTCCCTTCTGTTCGAATTCGCGCCCTATCTGCAAACCTCGCTAAAATTGCTTGGCGCGGGCTTTCTGATTTGGGTCGGGTTCTCGCTCTGGCGGGGGGCGGATCGCCCGCTCGAAAACGTGGCCGCCGCCAAAAGGCAGCATCCGTTTAGGCTTATCCGGCTTGGTATCTGGACCGACCTCGCCAATCCAAAGGCTCTCGCCTATTTCGCAGCCGTTTTCACGACCATTATGCCGACCGAAGCAAGTATGGGCTGGACCCTTGCCATCCTCGCCATCATATTTGCGATAGAGATGGTATGGTACACCCTTCTCTCGCTGGTCTTTTCACGCAGTGGCCCCCGACGCGCCTATATCCGCGCGAAGGGGTGGCTTGACCGCCTTTTTGGCGCACTTCTTGCACTTCTGGGTGCTCGTATAGCCCTACCGTAA
- the fabI gene encoding enoyl-ACP reductase FabI produces the protein MSNGLMAGKRGLIMGVANDKSIAWGIAKACADAGAEIAFSYQGDALLKRVRPLADSIGAKHVLPCDVGDGASIDALFDTLKQDWGSLDFVVHAIGFSDKNELRGRYVDTSPDNFRMSMDISVYSFTAVAQRAEKLMTNGGSMLTLTYYGAEKVMPHYNVMGVAKAALEASVKYLAEDLGKDGIRVNAISAGTIKTLAASGIGDFRYIMKWNEYNSPLRRTVTQEEVGNSALYLLSDLGSAVTGECLHVDAGYHVVGMKAVDAPDIEKS, from the coding sequence ATGTCGAACGGTTTGATGGCGGGCAAGCGCGGCCTGATTATGGGGGTGGCGAACGACAAATCCATCGCGTGGGGCATCGCCAAGGCCTGCGCGGATGCGGGCGCTGAGATTGCCTTCTCCTATCAGGGCGACGCCCTGCTGAAACGGGTGCGCCCGCTGGCCGACAGCATCGGCGCAAAACATGTGCTGCCCTGCGATGTCGGTGACGGCGCGTCCATCGACGCGTTGTTCGACACGCTCAAGCAAGATTGGGGCAGTTTGGATTTCGTGGTGCATGCGATCGGCTTCTCTGACAAGAACGAATTGCGCGGGCGGTATGTAGACACCTCACCCGACAACTTCCGCATGTCAATGGATATATCTGTGTACTCATTCACAGCTGTTGCGCAGCGCGCCGAAAAGCTGATGACAAATGGCGGCTCGATGCTGACGCTGACCTATTACGGCGCCGAGAAGGTCATGCCGCATTATAATGTGATGGGCGTGGCCAAGGCGGCGCTTGAGGCGTCGGTCAAATATCTGGCCGAGGATCTCGGCAAGGACGGCATCCGCGTGAACGCTATTTCGGCCGGTACCATCAAGACGCTGGCGGCCTCAGGCATCGGCGATTTCCGCTACATTATGAAGTGGAACGAATATAACAGCCCGCTGCGCCGCACCGTCACCCAAGAGGAGGTCGGCAATTCCGCACTCTATCTGCTGTCCGATCTGGGCTCCGCTGTGACAGGCGAATGCCTGCATGTGGACGCGGGCTACCATGTCGTGGGCATGAAGGCCGTTGACGCCCCCGATATCGAGAAGTCATGA
- the pdxH gene encoding pyridoxamine 5'-phosphate oxidase — translation MSDRDGIFAGDDPFTIIRSWMAEAEASEPNDPNAIALATVDGGGLPNVRMVLLKDVEDDAFVFYTNYEGVKAGELDATGKAAFVMHWKSLRRQIRVRGTITREDGPQADAYYNSRSLKSRLGAWASDQSRPLKSRSSLMAKVAKITAQMGTNPSRPPFWGGFRITPVEIEFWADGAFRLHDRFRWTRDEPGQNWSIERLNP, via the coding sequence ATGAGCGACCGAGACGGCATCTTTGCGGGGGACGACCCTTTCACCATCATCCGGTCGTGGATGGCGGAGGCAGAGGCGTCCGAGCCCAATGACCCGAACGCGATCGCGCTTGCCACGGTGGACGGCGGAGGTTTGCCGAATGTCCGCATGGTGTTGCTAAAGGATGTCGAGGACGACGCATTTGTGTTCTACACCAACTATGAGGGCGTAAAGGCTGGCGAGTTGGACGCCACAGGTAAAGCGGCGTTTGTCATGCACTGGAAATCTCTGAGACGACAAATTCGGGTGCGCGGCACCATCACCCGCGAAGACGGGCCGCAGGCCGACGCGTATTACAACTCGCGCTCCCTCAAGAGCCGGTTGGGCGCCTGGGCGTCAGACCAGTCCCGCCCTTTGAAATCGCGCAGCAGCCTTATGGCGAAAGTGGCCAAGATCACCGCGCAAATGGGGACGAACCCCAGCAGACCACCGTTTTGGGGCGGGTTCCGCATCACCCCGGTGGAGATAGAATTCTGGGCCGACGGGGCCTTCCGGTTGCATGACCGGTTCCGTTGGACCCGTGACGAACCGGGCCAAAACTGGTCCATCGAACGACTTAACCCGTGA
- a CDS encoding cold shock protein: MTETLELSGETSLVAGHVKWFDAAKGFGFVVADAGGPDILLHANVLRNFGQGSVADASQVELRVQRTERGLQAVEVVSVTPPEGGEAATGFSIDAENLSDVALTPARVKWFDKAKGFGFANAFGENNDIFLHIEVLRKCGLADLEAGEGVCLRIVEGDRGQMAAEVHSWDYALNNS, from the coding sequence ATGACAGAGACACTTGAACTTTCGGGCGAAACGTCGCTCGTGGCGGGCCACGTAAAGTGGTTTGATGCCGCCAAAGGATTTGGATTTGTTGTGGCCGACGCAGGTGGGCCCGATATTTTGTTGCATGCAAATGTGTTGCGCAATTTCGGTCAGGGCTCGGTCGCTGACGCATCGCAAGTTGAATTGCGGGTACAGCGCACGGAGCGCGGCCTGCAGGCGGTCGAGGTCGTTTCGGTGACGCCGCCGGAAGGCGGGGAGGCGGCCACGGGCTTCTCCATCGACGCGGAGAATCTGAGCGACGTCGCATTGACGCCCGCGCGGGTGAAATGGTTCGACAAGGCAAAAGGGTTCGGCTTCGCGAACGCGTTTGGCGAGAACAACGACATTTTCCTGCATATCGAAGTGCTGCGCAAATGTGGGCTGGCCGATCTGGAAGCCGGCGAAGGCGTGTGCCTGCGCATTGTCGAAGGGGATCGCGGTCAGATGGCGGCCGAGGTACACTCTTGGGACTATGCGCTCAACAACAGCTAA
- a CDS encoding DUF192 domain-containing protein has translation MCAPGQVDLRGDWGKARFSVEIADDEAERARGLMFRESMPTLSGMLFIYERAQPLSFWMRNTLIPLDLLFLDETGTVVTLHENAVPLDETPLSGGDAPLLAVLEINGGLARRMGIAVGTQLRHPQMPQDVAGWACDEK, from the coding sequence ATGTGCGCGCCCGGGCAGGTGGATCTGCGCGGCGATTGGGGCAAGGCGCGGTTCAGCGTCGAGATTGCAGATGACGAGGCGGAACGGGCCCGCGGTCTGATGTTTCGCGAATCCATGCCGACATTGTCGGGCATGCTTTTCATCTATGAACGTGCGCAGCCTTTGTCATTCTGGATGCGCAACACCCTGATCCCGCTGGACCTGCTGTTTCTCGATGAGACCGGAACCGTGGTGACATTGCACGAAAACGCGGTGCCTTTGGACGAGACGCCGCTTTCAGGCGGCGACGCGCCGTTGCTGGCCGTGCTGGAGATCAATGGCGGCTTGGCGAGACGAATGGGGATCGCCGTCGGCACCCAATTGCGCCACCCGCAGATGCCGCAAGATGTGGCCGGCTGGGCTTGCGACGAAAAGTAG
- a CDS encoding GNAT family N-acetyltransferase: MPDRILRRADLSDADALVRCIDAAYAVYADTIKDLPDVSGGVAGDIEDHIVFVAEQAGRVVAGLVLMLGEDYLKVAILAVHPDAGGRGLGRALMARAASEAASRGLAQLRLATHVAMPGNVRFYSSMGWVEDGRAGNTVMMRKDL, encoded by the coding sequence ATGCCGGATCGGATACTGCGACGTGCTGACCTGAGCGACGCGGACGCCTTGGTTCGCTGCATTGACGCGGCCTATGCCGTTTACGCCGACACCATCAAAGATTTGCCGGACGTATCAGGTGGCGTGGCGGGTGATATCGAAGACCACATCGTGTTTGTGGCCGAGCAGGCCGGACGGGTCGTTGCCGGTCTGGTTCTGATGCTGGGCGAGGACTACCTGAAAGTTGCAATTCTGGCGGTGCACCCTGATGCGGGTGGCCGGGGGCTTGGGCGGGCGCTGATGGCGCGGGCGGCATCCGAGGCGGCGTCGCGTGGTCTGGCGCAGCTGCGATTGGCGACCCATGTGGCGATGCCAGGCAATGTCCGGTTCTACAGCTCCATGGGCTGGGTCGAGGACGGTCGGGCCGGAAACACCGTCATGATGCGCAAGGATCTCTGA